In Halalkalicoccus subterraneus, the following proteins share a genomic window:
- a CDS encoding 50S ribosomal protein L11 produces the protein MAGTIEALVPGGEATPGPPLGPELGPTPVDVQAVVQEINDQTEAFDGTEVPVTITYEDDGSFEIDVGVPPTAALIKDEAGFDTGSGEPQKDFVADLSVDQVKQIAEQKLPDLLAYDLKGAAKEVVGTCTSLGVTIEGENPREFKERLDSGEYDDQFAEEVAA, from the coding sequence ATGGCTGGAACGATCGAAGCGCTCGTTCCGGGCGGCGAGGCCACCCCCGGCCCACCGCTCGGTCCCGAGCTCGGACCTACCCCCGTAGACGTACAGGCCGTCGTTCAGGAGATCAACGACCAGACCGAGGCCTTCGACGGCACCGAAGTCCCCGTGACGATCACCTACGAGGACGACGGCTCCTTCGAGATCGACGTCGGCGTCCCGCCAACGGCGGCGCTGATCAAGGACGAAGCCGGCTTCGACACCGGTAGCGGCGAACCCCAGAAGGACTTCGTCGCGGACCTCTCGGTCGACCAAGTGAAACAGATCGCAGAGCAGAAGCTGCCCGACCTGCTGGCCTACGATCTGAAGGGCGCCGCAAAGGAGGTCGTCGGGACCTGCACCTCGCTTGGCGTCACCATCGAGGGCGAGAACCCCCGCGAGTTCAAGGAGCGCCTCGACTCGGGCGAGTACGACGACCAGTTCGCCGAGGAAGTCGCGGCCTGA
- a CDS encoding VNG_1110C family protein — protein sequence MPDPSRLRDSTQIVLPRAALDGIREEVDSAFTVTIVEESGSVRIIGSPVEIKAVNAYLSRHGLTIQ from the coding sequence CACGGCTTCGAGATAGCACCCAGATCGTGCTTCCGCGGGCCGCGCTCGACGGGATCCGCGAGGAGGTCGACTCGGCGTTTACCGTGACGATCGTTGAAGAATCCGGCAGCGTCCGGATCATCGGTAGCCCCGTCGAGATCAAGGCCGTCAACGCCTATCTCTCCCGGCACGGACTGACGATCCAGTGA